One Helicobacter cetorum MIT 00-7128 DNA window includes the following coding sequences:
- a CDS encoding phosphomannomutase/phosphoglucomutase: protein MDTSIFREYDIRGIYPKTLDENTAFSIGVELGKIMQQYSKGVFVGYDARVHGKKLFEALSAGLQQEGLKVYDLGLIPTPVAYFATFNEIDNIQCPNSIMITGSHNPKVYNGFKITLNNNPFYGKDIQALKDTLLNTTHEVKPLKEMPLKVNALEAYHNYLINDFKHLKDFKHKIALDFGNGVGALGLEPILKALNIDFNSLYSEPNGNFPNHHPDPSVAKNLQDLQTHMQENAISIGFAFDGDADRIAMLGANHIYTGDELAILFAKHLYNQGITPFVIGEVKCSQVMYNTINSFGKTLMYKTGHSNLKVKLKETNAHFAAEMSGHIFFKERYFGYDDALYAALRALELMLKEDPSDLENTIKNLPYSYTTPEEKILVSEEEKFEVIQNLQNKLQNVPDNFPRIKEIISIDGVRVVFEHGFGLIRASNTTPCLVTRFEGKDEKTALEYKKALLGLLEK from the coding sequence ATGGATACAAGTATTTTTAGAGAATATGACATTAGGGGCATTTATCCCAAAACTTTAGATGAAAATACCGCTTTTAGTATCGGCGTAGAGCTAGGAAAAATCATGCAACAATATAGCAAGGGCGTATTTGTAGGCTATGATGCAAGGGTGCATGGAAAAAAACTTTTTGAAGCTTTGAGTGCAGGATTGCAACAAGAGGGTTTAAAAGTGTATGATTTAGGGCTTATTCCTACACCGGTGGCGTATTTTGCGACCTTTAATGAGATAGATAATATTCAATGCCCTAACTCCATTATGATAACTGGCTCTCATAACCCAAAAGTTTATAACGGCTTTAAAATCACACTCAATAACAACCCTTTTTATGGCAAGGATATTCAAGCTTTAAAAGACACGCTTTTAAACACTACGCATGAAGTTAAACCCCTAAAAGAAATGCCTTTAAAAGTCAATGCCCTAGAAGCTTATCATAACTATTTAATCAACGATTTTAAGCATTTAAAAGATTTCAAACACAAAATTGCCCTAGATTTTGGTAATGGCGTGGGAGCGTTAGGCTTAGAGCCTATTTTAAAGGCTTTAAACATTGATTTTAATAGTCTCTATAGTGAGCCTAATGGCAATTTTCCTAACCACCACCCAGACCCTAGCGTTGCAAAAAATTTACAAGACTTACAAACGCATATGCAAGAAAATGCTATTTCTATAGGCTTTGCTTTTGATGGCGATGCGGATAGGATTGCAATGCTAGGGGCTAATCATATTTATACAGGCGATGAATTAGCCATATTATTTGCAAAGCATTTATATAATCAAGGCATTACCCCTTTTGTGATAGGTGAAGTCAAATGCTCTCAAGTGATGTATAACACTATCAATAGTTTTGGCAAGACACTGATGTATAAAACCGGACATAGCAATTTAAAGGTCAAGCTTAAAGAGACTAACGCACATTTTGCAGCCGAGATGAGCGGACATATCTTTTTTAAAGAGCGTTATTTTGGCTATGATGATGCCCTTTATGCAGCTTTGAGAGCCTTAGAGTTGATGCTTAAAGAAGACCCAAGCGATTTAGAAAATACCATTAAAAATCTCCCCTATTCCTACACCACGCCTGAAGAAAAAATTCTCGTGAGCGAAGAAGAAAAATTTGAAGTCATTCAAAATTTACAAAATAAACTTCAAAATGTGCCAGATAACTTCCCTAGAATCAAAGAAATTATCAGTATTGATGGCGTGAGAGTGGTTTTTGAACATGGTTTTGGACTCATTCGTGCGAGTAACACCACCCCATGTCTAGTCACTCGCTTTGAAGGTAAAGATGAAAAAACGGCGTTAGAATATAAAAAGGCGTTGTTAGGATTATTAGAAAAATAA
- a CDS encoding DUF7494 domain-containing protein, whose protein sequence is MWVKSSKLFCFLILAVLSAYSLEALSLTLTQGREEEQNFSVLTLRHSQPFSCAYNNEKPHSGITAPLKVKRPIVCMIDSIPKEGFTPLENSFFSITYSISHGHFYLHIKPKALRRQSLFSFARDYKNEVPIFQENDSKAKMWQVVGYSQAIPFLNENSSAKKGLNFPILIENAQTPIIQELGVDSKPLVTTKGYDLDAYLEAKNQVDSQSYFDALRTISRIFKNYPQTIFKKDLYYLEIIALSKLNIKKTLLIDIGTKWIKNYPTDPNIPEVLYYVAKALDENNHYKQAIRHYKRILLEYKDSRYAPLAQMRLAIEAANATDFSSAVSMFKEALSNAKDKESASKIALSWAEVEIMYQNFNNAKLLIQKVIKANPSYISTHSQLGFELLDMLKNNQMNESAIEVAKLLIKQDDSLKIKERALYDLGALYARLKDFKNAHFYNLKYLEAYGDLAHAPIVRTRDENALFSMSGNTQEKIAHYDKIIHNFPNSNEALKATELKAQLLFDEKHYTEVLNMQKDLPKDFPLIQKTLNTLSKEKLDNNNCKQALAYLAQVKNFDLSKDQEIKAFDCLYFASLHQKAQIIALNALKVAKTPSEKLPWLYRLGRNYYRLGDFKNSLLASKDALALAQNLNKKEFYDIAFILFADYMQTKAKDAALELYAFLEKNFKDDRRLILVYAKLLENEKDPKSIKIYATTLLKLQDTYKDYSYTPFSEFALIDAYRTTKDYLKALEVLEKLLNHKLSVENHQKALYLQSSLLDLNNQKAKSKESLEKCVQLKQKDQTNPWQSLCEQGLDLLKNKEQ, encoded by the coding sequence TTGTGGGTTAAATCATCAAAGCTTTTTTGTTTTTTAATCCTTGCAGTCTTGAGCGCTTACTCTCTTGAAGCCTTAAGCCTCACACTTACTCAAGGCAGAGAGGAAGAGCAAAATTTCTCAGTCTTAACCTTGCGTCATTCTCAGCCCTTTTCTTGTGCTTATAACAATGAAAAGCCTCATAGCGGAATTACTGCTCCTCTTAAGGTAAAACGCCCTATAGTTTGCATGATAGATTCTATTCCTAAAGAGGGTTTCACACCTTTAGAAAACTCTTTTTTTAGCATCACTTATTCTATTAGCCATGGGCATTTTTATTTGCATATTAAACCTAAAGCCTTGCGCCGACAATCTCTTTTTTCTTTTGCTAGAGATTATAAGAATGAAGTGCCAATCTTTCAAGAAAATGATTCCAAGGCTAAAATGTGGCAAGTTGTAGGCTATAGTCAAGCTATACCCTTTTTAAACGAAAATAGCTCGGCTAAAAAGGGCTTGAATTTCCCCATTTTGATTGAAAACGCACAGACCCCAATTATTCAAGAATTAGGTGTTGATAGCAAGCCTTTAGTAACTACCAAAGGCTATGATTTAGACGCTTATTTAGAGGCTAAAAACCAAGTAGATTCACAATCCTATTTTGATGCCTTACGCACTATTAGTCGTATTTTTAAAAATTATCCCCAAACCATTTTTAAAAAAGATTTATACTATTTAGAAATCATTGCTCTAAGCAAACTAAACATTAAAAAAACCTTACTTATAGATATAGGCACTAAATGGATTAAAAACTACCCTACTGACCCAAATATTCCTGAGGTGTTATATTATGTGGCTAAAGCTTTAGATGAAAACAACCATTACAAGCAAGCTATCCGCCATTATAAGCGCATTCTTTTAGAATACAAAGATAGTCGCTATGCCCCCCTAGCACAAATGCGCCTAGCCATTGAGGCGGCCAATGCAACTGATTTTAGCAGTGCGGTCTCTATGTTTAAAGAGGCTCTCTCTAATGCTAAAGATAAAGAAAGTGCGAGTAAAATTGCCTTGAGTTGGGCTGAAGTAGAAATTATGTATCAAAATTTCAATAACGCTAAACTTCTCATTCAAAAAGTTATTAAGGCCAACCCCTCTTATATCTCTACGCACAGCCAACTAGGCTTTGAATTGCTTGATATGCTAAAGAATAATCAAATGAATGAGAGTGCCATTGAAGTAGCCAAACTACTTATAAAGCAAGACGATAGCTTAAAGATTAAAGAGCGAGCGCTCTATGATTTGGGGGCATTGTATGCAAGGCTTAAAGATTTTAAAAACGCTCATTTTTATAACTTGAAATATTTAGAAGCTTATGGGGATTTAGCGCATGCGCCTATTGTTAGAACAAGAGATGAAAACGCCCTCTTTTCTATGAGTGGGAACACTCAAGAAAAAATCGCTCATTATGATAAAATCATTCACAATTTTCCTAACTCCAATGAGGCACTCAAAGCTACTGAACTAAAGGCTCAATTACTCTTTGATGAAAAACACTACACGGAAGTTTTAAACATGCAAAAAGATTTGCCTAAAGATTTTCCTTTAATTCAAAAAACACTCAACACTCTCTCTAAGGAAAAATTAGATAACAATAATTGCAAACAAGCTTTAGCATATCTAGCACAAGTTAAAAATTTTGACTTAAGCAAAGACCAAGAAATCAAAGCCTTTGATTGCTTATATTTCGCATCATTGCACCAAAAAGCTCAAATCATCGCCTTAAACGCTTTAAAAGTTGCCAAAACCCCCAGCGAAAAATTGCCATGGCTTTATCGTTTAGGGCGTAATTATTATCGCTTAGGGGATTTTAAAAATTCTTTACTCGCCTCTAAAGACGCCCTAGCTTTAGCTCAAAATTTGAATAAAAAAGAATTTTATGATATTGCATTCATTCTCTTTGCAGATTATATGCAAACAAAGGCTAAAGATGCAGCTTTGGAACTTTATGCGTTTTTAGAAAAAAACTTTAAAGATGACAGACGCTTAATTTTAGTCTATGCCAAATTGCTAGAAAACGAAAAAGACCCCAAAAGCATTAAAATCTATGCCACAACCTTACTCAAACTACAAGACACCTATAAGGACTATTCTTACACACCATTTAGTGAATTTGCTCTTATTGATGCTTATAGAACCACCAAAGACTATCTCAAAGCCTTAGAAGTGCTAGAAAAACTTCTCAACCATAAGCTTTCTGTAGAAAATCATCAAAAAGCCTTGTATTTACAATCTAGTTTATTAGATTTAAATAATCAAAAAGCAAAGTCTAAAGAGAGTTTAGAAAAATGTGTTCAGTTAAAACAAAAAGACCAAACAAACCCATGGCAAAGTTTGTGCGAGCAAGGTTTAGATTTACTTAAAAATAAGGAGCAATAA
- the nuoN gene encoding NADH-quinone oxidoreductase subunit NuoN: MLNSIHIPFDTFKLQSILPMLVIVCGGIFTLLINAFTSKFSRNLNVFLCMLFLALDFLVVLGLDNQENAFFNFLSLDNLSLISQTIILTSAFFLIFLALSKERFAEFQTAEFYPLYLFIVAGFQFMVSTDHLLLMLIGLETASLPICVLMALSNKRYGLEAGIKYFTMGAMASAFFAMGAMAFYLLTGSLSLENISTHLNTEGITHPLLFAMGVVFLIGAIGFKVSLVPFHTWMPDVYEGNNPIFASYISIVPKIAGFVVATRIFGAFIDTHIAWVENIFYALILITITIPNFIALWQEDVKRMLAYSSISHSGFALACVFIHTPESQNAMFIYWFLFMFTYIGAFGLLWSLKSRETTWNNRYDHPYSKFNGLIKTHPLIAILSAIFIFGLAGIPPFSVFWGKFLVIESALTNHYTLLAVVMLVNSAVAAFYYFRWFVAMFFNKPLQAQGYGDIYTKNATMPIYGVVILMALICSFSIFFVQGLLEFVG; encoded by the coding sequence ATGTTAAATAGTATTCACATTCCATTTGATACTTTCAAGCTCCAAAGTATTTTGCCCATGCTCGTTATAGTGTGTGGCGGAATTTTCACGCTTTTAATCAACGCATTCACTTCAAAATTTTCACGCAACTTAAATGTGTTTTTGTGCATGCTCTTTTTAGCCCTAGACTTTTTGGTTGTCCTAGGTCTTGATAATCAAGAAAACGCCTTTTTTAACTTCTTAAGCTTAGATAATCTCTCGCTTATCTCACAAACAATTATTTTAACTTCAGCATTCTTTCTTATTTTCTTAGCGCTCTCAAAAGAGCGTTTTGCAGAATTTCAAACAGCTGAATTCTACCCCCTTTACTTGTTTATTGTGGCTGGCTTTCAATTTATGGTTTCTACAGACCACTTGCTTTTAATGCTTATTGGCTTAGAGACAGCGTCCTTACCTATTTGTGTTCTTATGGCATTAAGCAACAAACGCTACGGCTTAGAGGCAGGAATCAAGTATTTTACTATGGGGGCAATGGCTAGCGCATTTTTTGCTATGGGGGCAATGGCTTTTTACTTGCTTACTGGTAGTTTGAGCCTTGAAAATATTAGCACTCATTTGAATACAGAAGGTATTACGCACCCCTTACTCTTTGCTATGGGCGTTGTCTTTCTCATTGGAGCGATTGGCTTTAAAGTCTCTTTAGTACCTTTCCATACTTGGATGCCTGATGTGTATGAGGGCAATAATCCTATCTTTGCAAGCTATATCTCTATTGTGCCTAAAATTGCTGGATTTGTTGTAGCTACTCGCATTTTTGGTGCGTTTATAGACACTCACATTGCTTGGGTAGAAAATATTTTTTACGCTCTTATTCTTATTACTATTACCATTCCAAATTTTATCGCTTTATGGCAAGAAGATGTTAAAAGAATGCTTGCTTATAGCTCTATCTCACATTCTGGGTTTGCTCTAGCTTGCGTGTTTATCCATACCCCAGAAAGCCAAAACGCTATGTTTATCTACTGGTTTTTGTTTATGTTTACTTACATAGGAGCATTTGGACTTTTATGGTCTCTTAAAAGCCGTGAAACAACTTGGAATAATCGCTATGACCACCCCTACTCTAAATTTAATGGTCTCATTAAAACACACCCCCTAATCGCTATTTTAAGCGCTATTTTTATTTTTGGACTTGCGGGCATTCCCCCCTTTAGTGTATTTTGGGGCAAATTCCTTGTAATTGAAAGCGCTTTAACAAACCACTACACCCTTTTAGCAGTTGTAATGCTAGTTAATAGCGCTGTTGCAGCGTTTTATTATTTTCGTTGGTTTGTTGCAATGTTTTTCAATAAACCCTTGCAAGCTCAAGGTTATGGCGATATTTACACCAAAAACGCCACCATGCCTATTTATGGTGTAGTGATTCTTATGGCATTAATTTGCTCGTTCTCTATCTTTTTTGTGCAAGGATTATTAGAATTTGTGGGTTAA
- a CDS encoding NADH-quinone oxidoreductase subunit M, with amino-acid sequence MQYLHTHLLSIAIFFPMLSAILAFFMSAQASRAYGIVVALIELLITLLLWHGFENQAIGMQFEETKELIYQIGVNYHVGIDGISLFLLLLNAIVVLLSVIYVKENRKDFTICLLLLEGILMGVFSSLNMILFYTFWEVSLLPILYLIGRFGRNNKVYSGMKFFLYTFLASLFMLLGILYIGHSYAQSYGAWSFDILDWYQLNLSSEVKFWLFLAFLAGIAVKVPLFPLHTWLPYAYSNAPTLGSVCLSALLSKMGTYALLRFLLPLFPTLSEVYLTPIAILALCMIIYGGYLAHVQKDVKTLIAYSSFSHMGVVVLGIFAFNVEGISGAVFMMFAHGITAMGLFMLAGILEERTDSLDMTHFGAIASYAPIFATFFMVVLMANVGMPLTIGFVGEFLSLLGFFAIHPILAIIAGTSIILSAIYMLTSYKNVFFGTLKAGNNQVSVFEDLSAREVGIFSVILALILALGIYPKVLLKPIEQGTKGLLEVMQLRSSPFIGSLNTNPNAKEATYVK; translated from the coding sequence ATGCAATATTTACACACACATCTTTTAAGCATAGCCATCTTTTTCCCTATGCTTAGTGCCATTTTAGCTTTCTTTATGAGTGCACAAGCTAGTAGGGCCTATGGCATTGTTGTTGCTTTGATTGAATTGTTAATCACGCTATTACTATGGCATGGTTTTGAAAATCAAGCTATCGGCATGCAATTTGAAGAGACCAAAGAATTGATTTATCAAATTGGCGTAAATTATCATGTAGGCATTGATGGTATTTCACTCTTTTTATTACTTTTAAATGCGATTGTAGTGCTTTTATCAGTGATTTATGTCAAAGAAAATCGTAAGGATTTTACTATCTGTCTCTTGCTCTTAGAGGGAATCCTAATGGGCGTGTTCTCTTCGCTTAATATGATATTGTTCTACACTTTTTGGGAAGTCTCTCTCTTGCCAATTCTCTATCTTATTGGGCGTTTTGGTCGCAATAATAAAGTTTATTCAGGAATGAAATTCTTTCTCTATACCTTTTTAGCATCATTATTTATGCTTTTAGGTATTTTATATATTGGTCATTCTTACGCACAAAGCTATGGTGCTTGGAGCTTTGATATTTTAGATTGGTATCAACTAAACCTTTCTAGCGAAGTGAAATTTTGGCTCTTTTTAGCTTTCTTAGCTGGAATTGCGGTTAAAGTCCCACTCTTTCCCTTGCATACTTGGCTACCTTACGCCTATTCTAATGCCCCAACTCTAGGCTCTGTATGCTTATCAGCATTACTTTCTAAAATGGGAACTTATGCCCTATTACGCTTTTTGCTCCCCCTTTTCCCTACTCTTTCAGAAGTCTATTTGACCCCAATTGCTATTTTAGCGTTGTGTATGATTATTTATGGGGGTTATTTAGCGCATGTACAAAAAGATGTTAAGACCCTTATTGCTTATAGCTCGTTTTCGCATATGGGTGTAGTGGTGCTAGGGATTTTTGCTTTCAATGTTGAGGGCATTTCTGGGGCGGTGTTTATGATGTTTGCCCATGGTATTACGGCTATGGGGTTATTTATGCTCGCTGGGATTTTAGAAGAGCGCACTGATAGTTTGGATATGACACATTTTGGCGCTATTGCAAGTTATGCGCCCATTTTTGCAACCTTTTTTATGGTGGTTTTAATGGCAAATGTGGGTATGCCTTTAACCATTGGTTTTGTAGGCGAATTTTTAAGCTTGCTAGGATTTTTTGCAATCCACCCTATCCTTGCTATTATTGCAGGCACAAGCATTATTCTATCAGCCATTTATATGCTGACTTCATATAAAAATGTTTTCTTTGGCACCTTAAAAGCAGGCAACAATCAAGTGAGTGTGTTTGAAGATTTGAGCGCTCGTGAAGTAGGGATTTTTAGCGTTATTTTAGCCCTAATTTTAGCGTTAGGCATCTATCCTAAAGTGCTTTTAAAACCTATTGAGCAAGGCACTAAAGGGCTTTTAGAAGTAATGCAACTTCGCTCAAGTCCTTTCATAGGCTCACTGAATACAAACCCTAATGCAAAAGAGGCCACTTATGTTAAATAG
- the nuoL gene encoding NADH-quinone oxidoreductase subunit L: MQHSYAWLLSVVLFSPLVGAIYAGLFGARAKALHIGIFNSLCVFISLVSALLLFIQVWHGANYSTHLFDWIVIGNFSVGFSLMLDNINAIMIVVVTLVSFLVHVYSIGYMEHDKGFNRYFSYLSGFVFSMLVLVLSDNFLGLFIGWEGVGLCSYLLIGFWYHKESANNASIEAFVMNRITDLGMLMGIILIYWNFGTLQYKEVFSALNSADNQMLFYIGVLLFIGAVGKSAQFPMHTWLANAMEGPTPVSALIHAATMVTAGVYLVIRANPLYSLIPEVSYFIACLGAFVALFGASMALVNKDLKRIVAYSTLSQLGYMFVAAGLGAYWVALFHLFTHAFFKSLLFLGSGNVMHAMEDNLDITKMGALYKPMRATAIFMIIGSVALCGIYPFAGYFSKDKILEVAFGMHHHILWFALLIGAIFTAFYSFRLIMLVFFAPKQHTIHHPHEAKNFMLLSMLPLGILAVIAGFFEEPFFHFISKVIPNSYDEYPVPFMLLVGITTIVVLLSIAYAIYKYKHGITCKKEGGFFYKLLLNQYYIPKLYHKIACAFSAIALFLHKVIELKIIDAIVDNIARSTLILGRLFRISQDGNLTSMLRFMVVGVLILLAFVVVFGR, from the coding sequence ATGCAACACTCTTATGCTTGGCTACTCTCAGTGGTTTTATTCTCGCCCTTAGTGGGTGCGATTTATGCAGGATTATTTGGGGCTAGAGCTAAGGCGCTACACATAGGGATTTTTAATTCCTTGTGTGTATTTATCTCTCTAGTAAGCGCTTTACTTCTCTTTATTCAAGTATGGCATGGGGCTAACTATAGCACACATTTGTTTGATTGGATTGTTATAGGAAATTTTAGCGTCGGCTTTTCTCTTATGCTAGATAATATCAATGCTATAATGATTGTAGTCGTTACTCTAGTTTCTTTCTTAGTGCATGTGTATTCTATAGGCTATATGGAACATGACAAAGGGTTTAACCGCTATTTTTCTTATCTTTCTGGCTTTGTATTTTCTATGCTTGTTTTGGTTTTGAGCGATAATTTCTTAGGGCTTTTCATTGGCTGGGAAGGGGTTGGATTATGTTCTTACTTACTCATTGGCTTTTGGTATCACAAAGAAAGTGCAAATAACGCCTCTATTGAAGCCTTTGTGATGAATAGAATCACAGATTTAGGCATGCTTATGGGTATTATTTTGATTTATTGGAATTTTGGCACTCTTCAATATAAAGAAGTTTTTAGCGCACTCAATAGCGCAGATAATCAAATGCTCTTTTATATTGGCGTATTACTTTTTATTGGTGCTGTGGGTAAAAGTGCGCAATTTCCTATGCACACATGGTTAGCAAACGCTATGGAAGGGCCAACTCCTGTATCTGCCCTCATTCACGCAGCGACTATGGTAACTGCTGGAGTGTATCTAGTCATTAGGGCAAATCCTTTATATAGCTTAATTCCAGAAGTAAGCTACTTTATTGCATGCTTAGGGGCGTTTGTGGCTCTCTTTGGAGCGAGCATGGCTTTAGTCAATAAGGACTTAAAACGCATTGTAGCTTACTCTACGCTTTCTCAATTAGGCTATATGTTTGTTGCGGCGGGTCTTGGAGCTTACTGGGTCGCCCTCTTTCATCTCTTTACGCATGCGTTTTTCAAGTCGCTTCTTTTCTTAGGCTCAGGAAATGTTATGCATGCTATGGAAGATAATTTGGATATTACCAAAATGGGAGCGCTATACAAGCCTATGAGAGCTACAGCTATTTTTATGATTATAGGCTCAGTAGCGTTATGCGGTATTTATCCTTTTGCAGGATATTTTTCTAAGGATAAGATTTTAGAAGTAGCTTTTGGAATGCACCATCACATTTTATGGTTTGCGCTTTTAATTGGAGCGATTTTTACCGCCTTTTATAGTTTTAGACTAATTATGCTAGTCTTTTTCGCACCCAAACAACACACAATCCATCACCCCCATGAGGCTAAAAATTTCATGCTTTTAAGCATGTTACCCTTAGGGATTTTGGCTGTTATTGCTGGGTTTTTTGAAGAGCCATTCTTCCATTTTATTTCAAAAGTTATTCCTAATTCTTATGATGAATACCCTGTGCCTTTTATGTTATTAGTAGGAATTACCACCATTGTGGTTTTATTAAGTATTGCTTATGCTATTTATAAATACAAACATGGCATAACTTGCAAAAAAGAGGGTGGCTTTTTTTATAAACTACTTCTCAATCAATACTATATCCCTAAGCTTTATCATAAGATTGCTTGCGCCTTTAGTGCCATAGCATTATTCTTGCATAAAGTGATTGAGTTAAAAATCATTGATGCAATAGTAGATAATATTGCTAGAAGCACTTTAATTCTAGGGCGCTTATTTAGAATAAGCCAAGATGGAAACCTAACTTCTATGTTACGCTTTATGGTGGTTGGGGTTTTAATCTTGCTTGCATTTGTAGTTGTTTTTGGGAGATAG
- the nuoK gene encoding NADH-quinone oxidoreductase subunit NuoK, translating into MIGLNHYLIVSGLLFCIGLAGMLKRKNILLLFFSTEIMLNAINIGFVAISKYKQDLDGQMFALFIIAIAASEVAIGLGLVILWFKKHKSLDIDHLNAMKG; encoded by the coding sequence ATGATAGGTTTGAATCATTACTTGATTGTGTCAGGGCTACTTTTTTGCATTGGTCTAGCGGGCATGCTAAAACGCAAAAATATTTTATTACTCTTTTTCTCTACAGAAATCATGCTCAATGCAATTAACATTGGCTTTGTAGCAATTTCAAAATACAAGCAAGATTTAGATGGGCAAATGTTTGCACTCTTTATCATTGCTATTGCAGCTAGTGAAGTGGCAATTGGTCTAGGCTTAGTCATTTTATGGTTCAAAAAACATAAGAGCCTAGACATAGACCACCTCAATGCTATGAAAGGTTGA
- a CDS encoding NADH-quinone oxidoreductase subunit J, producing MFETIAFYFFAVLILSMALVVITTTNILYAITALASSMVFISAFFFLLDAEFLGVVQITVYVGAVIVMYAFGMMFFNSAAEVVERKQSPKILCVLSFGVAVLLTLILSAPSIGENLAHLGNAQNAIDSQIPNIKVIGYALFTNYLIPFEVAALMLLVALVGGIATGIQKIHGHSGAQFVKESL from the coding sequence ATGTTTGAAACGATTGCCTTTTATTTTTTTGCAGTGCTGATTTTAAGCATGGCATTAGTGGTAATTACAACCACTAATATCCTTTATGCCATTACCGCATTAGCTAGTAGTATGGTCTTTATCTCAGCTTTTTTCTTTTTGCTTGATGCAGAGTTTTTGGGCGTGGTGCAAATCACGGTTTATGTGGGTGCAGTCATTGTGATGTATGCCTTTGGCATGATGTTTTTCAACTCAGCCGCTGAAGTAGTTGAGCGTAAGCAAAGCCCTAAAATTTTATGCGTGCTTTCCTTTGGTGTAGCGGTATTGCTTACTTTAATTTTAAGTGCGCCTAGTATTGGCGAAAATCTTGCACATCTTGGAAACGCACAAAATGCCATTGATTCACAAATTCCCAATATTAAAGTCATTGGTTATGCGCTCTTTACTAATTACTTGATTCCTTTTGAAGTGGCTGCTTTAATGCTTTTGGTCGCTTTAGTTGGAGGTATTGCTACAGGGATTCAAAAAATTCATGGGCATAGTGGCGCACAATTTGTAAAGGAATCTCTATGA
- the nuoI gene encoding NADH-quinone oxidoreductase subunit NuoI produces MAKQEYKQLPKRAEIRSATEHFADTIKTSLGLDLFKGLGLTIKEFFSPNVTIHYPMEQLPLSPRYRAVHNLQRLLDSGSERCIGCGLCEKICTSNCIRIITHKGEDNRKKIDSYTINLGRCIYCGLCAEVCPELAIVMGNRFENASTQRSQYGSKGEFLTSEKDAQNGSHKEFLGFGSVSPNYNERITATPLDYTTEPKEEVSTENSTQESAKTEENITESAKAKTEEKPKETPIQNTETNKGDA; encoded by the coding sequence ATGGCAAAACAAGAATACAAGCAACTTCCTAAACGAGCCGAAATTCGTAGTGCTACAGAGCATTTTGCAGATACCATAAAAACAAGCCTGGGTTTGGATTTATTCAAAGGACTAGGACTCACGATTAAAGAATTTTTTAGCCCTAATGTAACCATTCATTATCCTATGGAACAACTTCCTTTAAGCCCACGCTATCGTGCAGTGCATAATTTGCAACGCCTTTTAGATTCAGGCTCTGAAAGGTGTATTGGCTGTGGGTTATGCGAAAAAATTTGCACGAGCAATTGCATAAGAATCATCACACATAAGGGCGAAGATAACCGCAAAAAGATTGATTCTTATACGATTAATTTAGGGCGTTGTATTTATTGTGGGTTATGTGCGGAAGTCTGCCCAGAACTTGCTATTGTTATGGGTAATAGGTTTGAAAATGCCAGCACTCAACGTTCTCAATATGGCTCTAAAGGTGAGTTTTTAACAAGTGAAAAAGACGCTCAAAATGGCTCGCATAAAGAGTTTTTAGGCTTTGGCTCAGTAAGCCCTAACTACAATGAACGCATAACAGCTACCCCTTTAGATTATACAACAGAACCTAAAGAAGAAGTAAGCACAGAAAACAGCACACAAGAAAGCGCTAAAACAGAAGAAAACATTACAGAAAGCGCTAAAGCAAAGACTGAAGAAAAACCTAAAGAAACCCCCATTCAAAACACAGAAACCAACAAAGGAGATGCATAA